A stretch of the Solanum dulcamara chromosome 6, daSolDulc1.2, whole genome shotgun sequence genome encodes the following:
- the LOC129892628 gene encoding uncharacterized protein LOC129892628, whose protein sequence is MATSLQFPSNHNPENHQTQQAKAMNQTSTGRRRSGKIGQKKKKVPQRGMGVEQLERLRVQDQIKNSTIHVGHHHQYYSNKNFPNFTPPLSAFTGGGSTSASAAIATASADPPGIYSNSILNSSPVLQFPKLCPVNPNDFFMQQKVVNTGFIGSTSTNQLMISSHDHQFQSPMGLYGFATSKPSTEKSKELYSVPNLFSSNNSCFSDRCRSCNKKKRMINGEEISIHMEDMIRENEDSATKPSLLHPYSLPTHLEKGVEIVAIHRKGSSSALSSEEGAVVMEYDFFPSKTGSRSTNNYTSCFEKEARMMSAYSSPESSSVAAAAAGNNINGEASSVTTISWAADTTTTPTSSIDLSLKLSC, encoded by the exons ATGGCTACTTCTCTTCAGTTTCCTTCGAATCATAACCCAGAAAATCATCAAACACAGCAAGCAAAAGCAATGAACCAGACTTCTACGGGGCGTAGAAGGTCTGGTAAAATTGgccagaagaagaagaaagtaccACAAAGAGGCATGGGAGTTGAACAACTCGAACGTCTTCGTGTACAAGATCAGATCAAAAACAGTACCATCCATGTCGGTCATCACCATCAGTACTACTCTAATAAAAATTTCCCCAATTTTACTCCTCCTCTTTCAGCATTTACCGGCGGCGGTAGTACTAGTGCTAGTGCTGCTATCGCTACTGCTTCAGCTGATCCTCCCGGAATTTATAGTAATTCCATTTTGAACTCTTCACCAGTACTTCAGTTCCCCAAATTGTGTCCAGTAAACCCTAATGATTTCTTTATGCAACAAAAGGTTGTAAATACTGGGTTTATTGGATCTACTAGTACAAATCAGTTGATGATTTCTTCTCATGATCATCAGTTTCAATCTCCAATGGGTCTCTACGGATTCGCAACTTCTAAGCCCAGTACAGAGAAATCGAAGGAGCTGTATTCAGTGCCAAATTTGTTTAGCAGCAACAACTCATGTTTCTCCGATCGGTGCCGATCATGCAACAAA AAGAAACGCATGATCAATGGAGAAGAAATTAGCATCCATATGGAAGACATGATCAGAGAAAATGAAGATTCTGCAACAAAGCCATCTTTGCTTCATCCATACTCTTTACCTACCCATctagaaaag GGCGTAGAGATAGTGGCAATCCATAGAAAGGGAAGTTCATCGGCGTTGTCATCGGAGGAAGGAGCAGTTGTGATGGAGTATGATTTTTTTCCATCAAAAACTGGCAGCAGAAGCACTAATAATTACACAAGTTGTTTCGAGAAAGAAGCAAGGATGATGAGTGCTTATAGTTCACCAGAATCTTCTTCAGTTGCAGCAGCAGCAGCGGGCAATAATATTAATGGTGAAGCTTCTTCTGTCACTACAATATCTTGGGCTGCAGACACTACTACTACACCTACCAGTTCTATTGATCTCTCACTGAAGCTTTcttgttag
- the LOC129893413 gene encoding cell wall integrity and stress response component 1-like, with protein MAKLVKNRGRSRFFSCCKPIPFNDDTSIIKRGHLYNSTDLSNLKRVRSQEKLDSMLGKDFTKNFRTNRKEKAFGRNLSNALKNVFSDTSLGKKSHRKEPKCSFGPCKKFSSKFEKIFHSAKETKSSSKDLSNITNRMSTSSSTDDFSLFTSSSFSSSSSSSSSSRASSRSSSQRKQFPSFHRSKSANNMQIYDNVKEKEIALRYNKNVGTYSLLICLLVMIFCGKVFAIICTSTWFYFAPRCFKRIDSDEYKKNDRLL; from the exons ATGGCAAAATTAGTGAAAAATCGAGGAAGAAGTAGGTTTTTTAGTTGTTGTAAACCCATACCTTTCAACGATGACACTAGTATAATTAAACGGggtcatttgtataattcaacAGATCTATCTAATTTGAAGCGTGTTAGATCACAAGAAAAGTTGGATTCAATGTTGGGAAAAGATTTCACCAAAAATTTCCGAACAAATAGAAAGGAGAAGGCTTTTGGCAGGAATTTATCTAATGCACTCAAAAATGTgttttctgatacatcattg GGGAAGAAATCTCATAGGAAAGAGCCTAAGTGTTCATTTGGACCATGTAAAAAGTTTTCATctaaatttgagaaaatatttcattcTGCGAAGGAAACAAAGTCTTCATCAAAGGATTTATCAAATATTACTAATAGAATGTCCACAAGTTCAAGCACGGATGATTTTTCCTTATTCACATcctcttcattttcttcttcatcttcgtcttcatcttcttctcgtGCATCTTCAAGATCTTCATCACAGAGAAAGCAATTTCCGTCTTTTCACAGATCAAAATCGGCGAATAATATGCAAATTTATGACAAcgtaaaagaaaaagaaatcgcCCTACGTTACAACAAGAACGTTGGGACGTATtctcttttaatttgtttattggtTATGATATTTTGTGGGAAAGTTTTTGCCATCATTTGCACTTCAACATGGTTCTATTTTGCTCCTCGTTGTTTCAAACGCATTGACTCAGATGAGTACAAGAAAAATGATCGATTGTTATAG